Part of the Henckelia pumila isolate YLH828 chromosome 2, ASM3356847v2, whole genome shotgun sequence genome is shown below.
gacataaaaaattattggaaTACAAGGTTGAAGAGACAGAAAAGTGCAGGTTTAGCAGGTTCCTCTCATGAAGCGCGGCAAGAACATCAGCCGTCCAATTCCCCGCCGCAACAATCATATTCATCTCTTTTGGCTTTGTGTCAACCCCCTCATCCAAATACCGCATCTTGCTCCATCACGGTTGGATCTCCATCACTAAATGATCCTTCACCAAGCAAACTGGTTAATTCCTTTTTTGACAACCAGCTGACCCTTTTTCGTGACAACAAGGGTGGTCTAGCCTTGGCACTAGTTGCTCCAAAAGGATCATTTTCTTCATCCTATCCAGCGCCAAATAAAGGTGAGGATTACATTGTGATTGAATCAGACTTTATGTCTGGTAAGAACATTATGTGGctgatttattattttgaactacACGAAGAACGATGAGAAATGTACCCTTTTCATGCTCATAGATTTTGAAGTTACCACAGGAAATCTGTTCCTTTCAGTTTCATCGGTTTTTCGCCTCTGATTATGACTTTCGTTCTTATTTGATTCATGCAAGATTTTTGTGGCATGGTAACTTTTTGTGGCATGGTAACGTTTTCctacaatatttttatttagtgatTAATTTGTTCACTCTGGCGCAGAACATGAGGAATCAAGGCATGGAATCAATTCCATGGATGCGGAGCTATCAGGCCTGCTCAACAATTTCCCGCCAGGCATGCCGTTAGATGTGCCCTTACCCGAGTGGGAAGACTTGAATCCGTGCTAGTCCACCTACTTACAACTATGGTGAAACAAGTGGACGCCTGATTTTTACCGATACGGCTGGGTGCACTTCAGGAagttgatgatttttcaataCATTCCTATTGTTGGAATTGACCTTTTTCAGTCTTGGTCTGATTGATGGTATGATTGACGAAGTGTTTGGGAGGTTTGTCATTGTGTAAAACTGACTATTACGAGAATTAATGGCATGTATTTTAGAAACAGCAGAAATCTTCAGTTATTGTTcatacttttttaaaaatatattctaagaataaatttatataaatgCAACTGATGTATGTTACATAAAATATGGGATGAGTTATATTCCTTCAGCAGTGCACTTCCGCATTATTAAGAGGAATGTTTTGATTCAAGTTAAATAAGAGTGTTACGCTTACTGCACCAAAAACAGCGttctttgtttttgtttttgtttttaaaaaaattacaataataaaaaaaaccaaatttaaaaaatggattttaaaaaaagtaaccGATTATTCATAATATTTACTTTGTACAGTAAATTTTGATGCAAATATTTtatctaaatatttttttaatgtaaatattaatatttttgtcatgAATTTTAAATTGTCGGTTTTTAAAGATGGTGGATCTTTTTCCCTTTTTCGATTGAGCAGCAACTAATTAATCACAAAAAAAGAGGTAACCGATTATTCATAATATTTACTTTGTACAGTAAATTTTGATGCAAATATTTtatctaaatatttttttaatgtaaatattaatatttttgtcatgAATTTTAAATTGTCGGTTTTTAAAGATGGTGGATCTTTTTCCCTTTTTCGATTGAGCAGCAACTAATTAATCAGATTTTTTTTacgataaataaaaaataacgaTCTCTTATATATAAAGGCATCGATAGAAAAAATGTGTATTTTCTTGAGATTATAACTCAAATGCTTACCCATAGTAATAAACAAAACAAGACCATTTGTTGCCAAGTTTCTATATATGAAGCTTAAAAATGAGTGAGGCCTCCATC
Proteins encoded:
- the LOC140883453 gene encoding transcription factor MYB97-like isoform X1 — encoded protein: MAQDGPVSLATNDMSQHGSKKGWTEAEDKILADYVQEHGVGDWNLVPKNSGLIRSGKSCRSRWVNFLRPNLNRGAFSVDEEMIIAELHGRLGNKWACIAARLPGRTDSDIKNYWNTRLKRQKSAGLAGSSHEARQEHQPSNSPPQQSYSSLLALCQPPHPNTASCSITVGSPSLNDPSPSKLVNSFFDNQLTLFRDNKGGLALALVAPKGSFSSSYPAPNKGEDYIVIESDFMSEHEESRHGINSMDAELSGLLNNFPPGMPLDVPLPEWEDLNPC
- the LOC140883453 gene encoding transcription factor MYB97-like isoform X2; amino-acid sequence: MAQDGPVSLATNDMSQHGSKKGWTEAEDKILADYVQEHGVGDWNLVPKNSGLIRSGKSCRSRWVNFLRPNLNRGAFSVDEEMIIAELHGRLGNKWACIAARLPGRTDSDIKNYWNTRLKRQKSAGLAGSSHEARQEHQPSNSPPQQSYSSLLALCQPPHPNTASCSITVGSPSLNDPSPSKLVNSFFDNQLTLFRDNKGGLALALVAPKGSFSSSYPAPNKEHEESRHGINSMDAELSGLLNNFPPGMPLDVPLPEWEDLNPC